One Mycobacteriales bacterium genomic window, AGTTATGGGCGCCTTGCAGGGTGGGTTGTCGGCGAGCCCGGTGCTTGTCGGCGGTCGGACGTGGGACGATCAGAACCGAACTGCCGGCGTCGGAGACGAGCGTCTCGCCGACGCTGCCTGACACAAGGCGTGCGATCGCCCCCCATCGGCGAGAGCCGACGACGGTCAGGTCGACGTCGTCCGACCACTCGCGCAATTGAGTGCCGGGATCACCGACGGCAGCAAGCACCTCGGAGCGCACCGGCAAGTCAGCGGCCAGCTCCTCGGCCTCCTCTCGCGCCTTCTGGAGCCGGCTGCTCCGGAGGCTGTCCCAGTCGGAGCCGACTGCCATCCATTCTGCTGCGGTGAACGCCGGGACGCTGTCCTCAGCGACCGTCAGCACCCGAAGCTGCGCGCTCGCCGCGCGGCTCAACGCCGACGCGAAGGCCGCTGCCGTTGCCGACTCGGGTCCCCCCTCGTATCCGACGCCGATCGACTGCAGCTCGGCACCGGTCCGGTGCAAGCCGCGCTTGGCGATCGCCAGCGCAAACGGCGCTTCTGAAAGCAGCTGTCTCGAGTGGCGCCCGATTTCGCAGCGACCGGCCGGCGCATGACGGGAGGAGCCGATGACGACGATGTCCGCCCGCGCGCGCTGTGCGAACCGGCCGAGTGCCCGCGCGTACGACCTGTCGGCGACCGTCCGCACCAGAGCCGTCGGCGCAAACTGGC contains:
- a CDS encoding universal stress protein, which translates into the protein MFEVKHIVVGSDGSPEGSDALVLGAALASVSGATLDLVGVFSLPLLLIPNVSEGRALRRATERALGEQRRQFAPTALVRTVADRSYARALGRFAQRARADIVVIGSSRHAPAGRCEIGRHSRQLLSEAPFALAIAKRGLHRTGAELQSIGVGYEGGPESATAAAFASALSRAASAQLRVLTVAEDSVPAFTAAEWMAVGSDWDSLRSSRLQKAREEAEELAADLPVRSEVLAAVGDPGTQLREWSDDVDLTVVGSRRWGAIARLVSGSVGETLVSDAGSSVLIVPRPTADKHRARRQPTLQGAHN